In Piliocolobus tephrosceles isolate RC106 chromosome 5, ASM277652v3, whole genome shotgun sequence, a single genomic region encodes these proteins:
- the LOC111525976 gene encoding histone H2B type 1-F/J/L: MPEPAKSAPAPKKGSKKAVTKAQKKDGKKRKRSRKESYSVYVYKVLKQVHPDTGISSKAMGIMNSFVNDIFERIASEASRLAHYNKRSTITSREIQTAVRLLLPGELAKHAVSEGTKAVTKYTSSK, translated from the coding sequence ATGCCCGAGCCGGCCAAGTCTGCTCCCGCCCCGAAGAAGGGCTCCAAGAAGGCGGTGACCAAGGCCCAGAAGAAGGATGGCAAGAAGCGCAAGCGCAGCCGCAAGGAGAGCTACTCCGTGTACGTGTACAAGGTGTTGAAGCAGGTCCACCCCGACACCGGCATCTCTTCTAAGGCCATGGGAATCATGAACTCCTTCGTGAACGACATCTTCGAGCGCATCGCGAGCGAGGCTTCCCGCCTGGCGCATTACAACAAGCGCTCTACTATCACCTCTAGGGAGATCCAGACGGCCGTGCGCCTGCTGCTTCCGGGGGAGCTAGCCAAGCACGCCGTGTCGGAGGGCACCAAGGCCGTCACCAAGTACACTAGCTCCAAGTAA